In Streptomyces pluripotens, the genomic window CCGGTACTTGCGGCGCCCCACTTGGTACTCCACCTTGGGTGTGGCGAGGATGTTGCGCAGCCACTGCGAGCGCTCCCCGTAGCCCGAGGCGATCAGGTACGTGCCCGGTTCGGGAAGGCGGGCGACCACCTCCAGGACCACCTGCCGCGGCTGGCCGGACTTGCGGCCCGTGTGGGTGAGCAACACCATGCGCTGCCCCATCAGCCCTCCCAGGCCCAGGTGGTAGAGCTTGATCGGTGCACGCAGAACGGCGCGCCGCGCCCCCTTCGAGGGCGGTCCGCCTTTGAGTGGGTTGAACATGATCCGGTTCCCCTCTCGGTCTCTTTCTTCGTACGGGCGACTCTCCTCCGCGGGCCTTCTTCCGCGTGTCTCCGCGGCCCGCGGAGGTGAGTGGTTGTCAGCGTGTCCGTGGCACCAGCAGGGTGACGATCGGTTCGGCGAGGGTGGCCAGGTCGACGGAGGGGTCGAAGAGCCACTGCAGGACGCAGCCCTCGATGGCTCCGACGAGTACGGTGGCGTGCTCGTACGGCGCGACGGACGGTTCGGTGCCGTCCTCGTCCCGTGCGTCCAGCAGCGCGGCGACGGCCGCCCGGTAGTCCTGGTAGAAGGCGGCCATGTCGACCCACGCGGGTTTTCGCGCCCCCGCTGACCAGACGTCCAGCAGGACGCGGGCGAGGTCCCGTTCCCGGGTCAGCAGCGCCAGGACCGAACGCACCAGGAAAGCCAGCCGCTCCGAGGTGTCCCCGGGGTGGCGGCCGACCTCGGCGATCAGCTCCTCGGAACGGGTCGACATGCCGTCGAACGCGGCGCGTAGCAGGTCCTCGCGGCTGCTGAAGTACAGGTAGACGCTGCCCTTGGCCATGCCGGCCTCGCGGGCGATGTCCTCGATCCGGCTGTCGGCGTAGCCGTGTCGGGCGAAGACCCGCACTGCCGCGGCGAGGATCTCCCCCCGACGTGCCTCACGGTCCACCTGCCTGGGCATCGCGCACCTCCGATAATGACTGACTGGTCAGTCATTATTGCACGCTCGCCGTTGAGGAGGTGGACCGCGGGCCCGACTTCCCGCGCCGCGACGCCAGCACCGACGCTCCGGAGTCGACTACGAACACGACCACCGGGCCGATTCCGCCCTGGAGCCGGCCGTTTGGAAGATCTTCATGCATCGAGAGGGGTGCCTGGATCAGTGCGACCGGAACTGATTCCCACCGCCTCGCCAGCATCCGCTCAGCTGGTCAAAGTGCCCTGGTGGAAGTACATCCGCCACCCCGTCTCCGTCAGACGCCACACAGAACTCCGCCATGTCCGACGGGCCTGGTGGACGGCGAAGTACGTCAGGTGAACGACGTCCGGAGCGAGGGCGACTCCAGACATCTCGCTGACCCTGACCGGAGACTCCGGGGACACCGAGGCGCCGCTCGTCACCGTGAGGATCGACGCCACGTCCCAGCGGCGTCCAGAAGCCCCGATCTCGGTGAACTCCGGATCCAGAAGCTCCAGGACGCGGGCCGGAGAGGCACGCACCTCGGGGTCGAGGAGGCGCATCTCCCCATCGATGGCCGCTTGCACGGCTTGCTCACTCTCATCCGCCATGCGGAAACCCTACGGACGCCCCGTCACCAGGCACAGCGAATTGTTCACCCGACACGGCGAGGCCACGGCGGCGTCGCTGCTGCCTCATTCGTGCGTCGGCGAAGACCTGAGCGAGCCGATCACGCACCCGCACCGCCGGGCTTCCCTGCGGGAACGCCCCCGGCCGCCGCGGGGGGCAGCGCCGGAACCTCCGACAACTCCTTCCGTCGTATCCACACCCGCATTACCCCCACGGCCGCACGACGTCCGGAGCCACTGCGGTCAGGCCGTCCCGCTCTCGTGCGGCCAGGCTGTCCCGCTCCCTCGCCGAGCCCGGGCAAGGGGCGCGCGGCCGTCTGCTCTCGGCCCGCCGCACCGCGGAGACCGTCCACGCGCAGCCGAAGCGACGGGCGGGCACGGACAAGGCCACAGACAGGGGTAGGCGCCGTGGAGAGCCGCGTGAGGACGGCGCGGCCGAGCGTGCGTTCCCTGCCGCCTGGGGTGCCGGAAGTGCCAGCTGTTCCGCAAAGGTCTAGACCGCTAAGGGGAGGGAGGGGAAGATGAGGCGCACGGATGGCGCCGCGGGTGAGGAGTGACGGATGAACGAGCCGGAGCGAGTGCAACTCGCCATCACCGCCGAGCGTTCCGGCACCGCACCAGCCACGTGGGGGCAGCAGGCGATCTGGGACGCCGTCGCAGCGCTCGGTGCCGAGGCAGCCCGGTACAACGTGTCCGTGGGGTTCGCCGTGGAACCGGCCCGCCCCCGCTCTGCGGTGCTCGCCGCGCTCACCGAAGCCGTCCGGCACCACGAGGCGCTGCGCACCCGCCTGCGGGTTGGCCAGGACGAAGAGCTGGAGCAACTGCTCGACGCCGTCGGGACGGTCCCCGTCACGGTGTGCCGCTCCGCGACCGACGCCACCGGCCAGTGGGGGGAGCGGCTGCTCGCCGAACTCGCCGCCCAACGGTTCGACACCGCTGCCGCCTGGCCGATCCGGATCGGCCTCGTCGAGTCGGCCGGACTGGTGCGGCACCTGGTCATGGTGCTCTCCCACACCGCGGCCGACGGCGGTGGGCTGCGCCGCCTGGCGCGCGACGTGGCCGCTCTCCTGGACGGCGCCGCACCCGGAAGGCTCTGGGAGGCCTTCCCCGCCGTCCAGCCACTGGACGAGGCGGCCCGGCAGAAGTCCTCGCGAGGCCGCCGGCAGGACGCCGCCGCACGCCGGTACTGGCTCGCCAAGCTGCGTGACGGACCCCGCCGGATCTTCCCGGAGCGAGCGGCGCGCGACCCGGACGCACGCTATCTGCACCTCGTCCTGCACTCCCTGGCGCTCCTGCGGGCCGTCGACCACGTCGCCCGGACCCGCCGCGTCAGCATCCAGACGGTGGTGCTGGCCGCCGTCGCCCGGCAGATCAGTCTGATCGGGGGCTCCCCCGAGGTGCTGCTCCAGGTCGTGGTCAACAACCGGTTCCAGCCCGGGATGGCGCAGACCGTCACCACACTGGCCCAGGAGGCCCTCTTCCACGTCCCCCAGGCGGGCCTCGGCTTCGCTGACCTGGTGGGCCGGGTGCAGGCCGGGGCACTGGCCAGCTACCGTTGCGCGAGCTACGACAAGCGGCGCCTGGACCGCGACATCGAGGGCCTGCGAGCCGTGCTGCCGGACCTCGCGGACCACTCGTGCTTCGTCAACGACACTCGGGAGCCGGAATTGTTCCGCCCACCGGCGCCCGACCGGGTGCCGCCGCTGTCCGAGGCGCGAGAGGCCACGGTGTTGCGCTGGGGCGATGAGGTGCCGCCCCGCCCGCACCAGACGCTCGCCCTGGACGTGGTGGATGCGCCCGGCGCCATTGAGCTGGTGGTGGTCGCGGACGCGTCGCGGGTACCCCGCAGCCACATGGAGCGGCTGCTGTGCGGGGTGGAGGGGTGCATTGTCGAGGACGCCCTCGCTTCGGGCGGTGTCTGAGCGGGCTCACCCGGCCGCAACAAACTAAATGGCGTCGGGGGCCCAGAGCCGGGGGAGGGGCTGCGGGGGCACCGGGCCGGTGAGCGCCACGGCGGCGCGGTAGTCGGTGCCGTCTGCCGGACAGGCCGCGATCCAGCATTCTCCGAGCGGCCCCCGCATCAGGCCCGCTGACCCCGGCGGCGGAGCGCAGGTGCGCAGCCCCTGGGTCAGCCGGCTGCCGAAGGCCTTCACATACGCCTCCTTGCAGGCCCACATCCAGGTGTACGCCGCGCCGGCTGCACCCGCCCGGCCCTGAGCCCGCCGAATCTGCTCCGCCTCCGCTTCGGGGTAGTAGCGGCGGGACAGGCGCAGCGCGGCGGCCTCGGGCGCGGTGCGCTGCACGTCCACTCCGACGTCCGTTCCCGACGGGCCGGTGTCCGGGTTCAGCACGGCCAGCAGGGCCCAGCCGTCCCCGGTGCTGAGATTCCACCGGAGCCGGGCCCCGGCCCCGGTCAGCCGGGGTTTGCCGTTCGGCCCGAGCGTGCGTCGCAGGGTGTGCGCCGGACGCCCGAGCCGGGCGGCGAGGATCTGCCGGGTGGCGGCGTGGGCGACGGCGTACCGGGGGTCGCCCCGGGCACGCCGGGCCTCGTGCGGGTCGAGGACGGCGCGCAGCCGGTCCACGGTGCGCGGTGGCTGCCGCAGCGGGATCGACCACACCTCGATGTCGCGAGCCGTCGGCACGGGCGGTGCGGTCACCGGGGGGCCACCCACAGCATGTCCAGGTGTCCGAGCAGCGGGTCGTAGTCCACAGCGAGCAGCGTGCGCCGTTCGGCGCGCAGCCGTGGCAGCGTCTGGACCAGAGCGCTCCACAGCCCGGTGTAGGGGCTCCGGCGCCGGGCACGCAGCACCTCGGCGTCCGGCGGGCCGACGGCATCCTCGAGTCCGGCGCCGAACAGCAGCAGTGGTGCCGGACTGCTGGTCGGGGCGCGGCGCCAGGCCGCGGTGGCCTGGCCGGCGGCCTCCTCGGGGGTGCCGGCCGTGGTGGCTCCGGCCGGGGCCAGCGCGAGGCCGCTGCCGCGTTCGCACAGCAGCCCGACGGCGGTGTGCCGGTCCGGAACGGGGGTTCCGGCGGGTGGTCGGTAGTGCAGGGCCGCCTGCTCCATGACCAACACCAGGGCCCGGGAGAACCCGCCGCTCACCAGATAGGTCGGCACCAGCCGCAGGGCGCTGAACGCCCCGGCGGTGCCCTGCTCGCACAGCGCGAAGGCGAACGGCCGTCCCGGGCAGTGGGCGCTCAGGTGGACGGAGGTGGCCCGGCCGGGCTGGACGTCCGGTGCCGCGAAGACCTGGATCAGCAGGTCCACCGGGCGGTCTGCCGGAACCAGCGCGTCGATGGCGGCCTCGCCCATCTCAGCGAAGGACTGACCGCGTCCGGCGGCGAAGGCGTCCTCGTCCAGCGGCAGACCGTGGGCGCGGACCAGATCGCCGGTGAACACCCGCAGATCGGGGTCGAAGGCGGTGGGTGAGTCGCCGGCGATGTCTAGGCTCACCGCGTCGACCAGGCGAGCCGGACCGATCGCCTCCGGCGCGTCCGGCGCGTCGGCCGCAGGGGTGACGGCGCGCACGTCGTCACCCCTCGTCGATGATGTGCGCGGCGAGGAATCGGGCCAGGGCACCCACCGAGGCCAAGTCGTCCGGCCCGATGTCCTCGACGTCGATCTGGACGTCCAACTCGTCCTCGAGTTCCAGGATGAGTTCGAGGGTCAGTCCGGAGGTGAGCCCGAGTCCCTCCAACAGCGGTGTGGCGGAGGTGACGGGCTCGGTGGGTTCGCCCTTGAGGATGCGCGGCAGCAAGCGCACGATGCCGTCCTCCACCTGCCGGTCGGGGCCGGAGGCCGAGGTGTCGGGTGCTTCGGGGGCTGAGGTCTCGGTCATGCTGATCATCCCGTCTGGGGGCGGGTCCGTCGCCGGCGCACACGCCGACGGCGGACGGGAGCTGATGCGTACGAGGGGACGACGGCGTCCCGGTGGGTTTGTGGGCGGGTCAGTGCTCCAGCACCATCGCGGCGAACGTCGCGCCGAGGCCGGAGGCCGCGACCAGGTAGCGGTCACCCGGACTCAGCAGACCGCGCCGGGTGGCCGTGTGGTGGTTGAGCAGGAAGTCGGCCGCGAAGCTGTGGCCCACGGAGGCCACGTTCTCCAGCAGCACCCGGTCCATCGGATACCCGACGGCCTTGCAGATCCGGCGCCAGGAGATCCGGTTGACGTTGTGCGGGAGCAACAGGGTCACGGAGTCCCAGGTCTCTCCGGCCTGGGCCAGTGCCTCCTCCAGCACCCCGATCATGGCCGAGGGGTAGGCCCGCTGGTAGCGGTCGAGGAGGTCCCGGTCCTCCGCCAACCTTCCGTCGAACTCGCCGCGGAGATCGACGACATAGGAGAGTACCCGGTCGCGTTCCCCATCGGCACCGACCAGACAGGCCGCCGCCGTCTCACCGAAAACCGCGGTCTCCGGGACCAGTTGGGCATCCCGGGTGAAGGTCTTCTCACCCGCGACGATCAGGGCGAGGGCCTCCGGGTCCGGTTCGGCGGCCAGGAGCCGCCCCGCCACGTCCACGGCCAGCAGGGAGCCGGCACAGGCGTGATGGGTGACCGTGAACGCACGGGCGTGCTCCAGCCCCAGACGGCCGAGCAGCTCATGCGGTGGATTGGTCGGGTACGGCACCCCGACCGGCATGCTGCGGGCGTACAGCACGTAGCGGACCAGGTGTTCCCGGCCGTGCAGTGACGTCAGCTCGCGTGCCGCCTTGGTCAGGAGGTCGGTGAGATCGCCATCCGGTTCGAAGCGGACCTGATCGAGGCCGTGGAACCGGCGTAGGAGCGTACGCTGTCGCGGCGTCAGCCCCAGTCGTTCACCCACCTTCTCCACTGGTTCGACCACGGGAGGCAGGTAGGCGGCGACTCCCTTCAGTGCGGTCACCCGGGTCAGTATTCCCACTGCTCGGGGATCACACAAGATCTTCACCGTCTCTTCCTGATCGCTGCGCTGTGATGAACTCGCGTTCGACGCAGACCCGTTCACTGCTCTGGAGGCTACGTGTCCTCTTCCTCCCGTCCGCTGCGCATCCTGCTGGTGACGCCCCCGTTGACCGGCCATCTCCATCCTGCGCTGGCGCTCGCCGATGAGCTGCGCGGTCGCGGCCACACCGTTGCCTGGGCCGGGCCGGAGCCAGTGCTGCGCCCCGTCCTGGGGCCTGGCGCGGAGATCCGGCCCACCGGGTCGAGGCTGTTCCGGGAGCAGGCGGTGGGCGGGACAGCCGCGATCCGCACGCTGTGGCGGGACTTCGTCGTGCCGTACGCCCGCTTCACCCTGCCCGCACTGCGCCGGGCGGTGGGGGAGTGGCGGCCAGACGTGGTGCTGGTCGACCAGCACAGCCCGGGCGGGGCGCTGGCCGCGCATCTTCACCAGGTGCCCTGGGCGGGCTTCGCTCCTTCGTCGATGGAGCTGGGGCGACCGCCGGGGGAGCAACCGGAGCTGGCCCGGTGGCAGGAGGAACTGCTGCGCGGGCTGTGGCGACGCGCCGGACTACCCGAGGACGACTACGTGGACCCGAGGTATGCGCCGGGACTGATCCTCGCCTGCACCTCGCCGGCACTGCTGGGCGCGGCGGTACCGGGGATGCCCGCCCCCGGTGCGGACATGGAGCCGCTGCCGCCCCAGTGCGTCGCGGTGGGACCGCTGCTGACGGTGCGCCGGGAGAACGACGCCGGGTTCCCCTGGGAACGGCTGCGATCCGGTCGCCGCCGGGTACTGGTCACGCTCGGCACGCTGTCGGCGTCGGTGGCGGAGGACTTCCTGATGCGCACCAGCGCGGCACTGACCGCACTGGCCGACCGCGTCCAGGCGATCGTGGCGGCACCGCCACCGGTGCTGGACCGCATGCCGGAGGATGTGCTGGGCCTGCCGCGGGTGCCAGTGCTGGAACTGCTGCGGCGCGGCGAGGTGGATGCGGTGCTCTGCCACGGCGGCATGAACACGGTGTGCGAGGCGCTGGCTCACGGCGTTCCGCTAGTGCTGGCCCCCATCCGCCATGACCAGCCGATCACCGCGGATCGCGTCGCCTCGCTGGGCGCCGGCGTGCGGCTGGATTTCGCAGCGGCCGGCCCCGAGCGGATCGGCGCGGCGCTGCGGGCCGTTCTGGACGAGCCGGGTCCGGCTCGTGCCGCGCGACTGATGGCCAGTCACCTCGCCGGTCTGGGCGGAGCCTCCCGCGCCGCGGACCTGCTGGAGCGCTGGGCGCACTGCGCCCACGTGCCCGGCTGACGAACGCTGCCGCATTTTGGTCCAGACCATTGCCCCGGCGTGTTGCGGTCCCCTAGGGTGACGCTGGCCGAGCGGGCCGGCGGAGTCCCGCCACACCACCCCCAACCCCCTTTCACCACCGGGAGACTGGGTTGATCCTGACCACGGGGCTGCGCAAGTCCTTCACCTTCCGCCGAGGACGCGGCAAGCCGGTCCATGCCGTTCGCGGAATCGACCTGGCCGTGCAGCCGCGCGAGATCTTCGGTGTTCTCGGCCCCAACGGCGCCGGCAAGACGACGACGTTGCGGATGCTCGCCACTCTGATCCGCCCGGACGGCGGTCGCGCCGAGATCGCCGGAGTCGACCTGCTCACCGATCCCGGTGAAGTGCGTCGGCGCATCGGGTACGTGGCCCAGGGTGGCGGCACCACGGACGGGGTCAGTGCTCGCGAGGAACTCGTGATGCAGGCCCGCATGTACGGGATCGCCAAGACCGAGGCCGCCGACCGGGCCCAGGCCGCCGTTGACGCCTTCGGCCTGGCCGAGTTCGGCGACCGCCACTGTAAGACCTATTCCGGCGGACAGCGGCGGCGGGTCGATCTGGCGCTGGGCGTCATCCACCGGCCCAGGCTGCTGTTCCTCGACGAGCCCACTGTGGGCCTGGACCCGCAGAGCAGGTCTCAGGTCTGGGCCGAGGTGCGGCGCCTGCGCGACGAGGGGATGACGGTGCTGCTGTGCACCCACTACCTGGACGAGGCCGACGGGCTGTGCGACCGCGTCGGGATCGTCGACCACGGCCGCGTCGTCGCCGAGGGGACCCCCGAACAGTTGAAGAAGGAGATCTCCGGTGACGCGGTCGGCCTGACGCTGCACCCTGCGGAACTCGGCGGTGCCGAGGCCGTGCTGCGTGAACTGTCCTGGGTCAACCGCCTGGAGCGGGTTCCCGGAGCCGAGGACACTTCGGGGGAGGCCCGGGACGCGGGGGAGCTGCGCGTGTATGTCCCGGACGCGGCAGCTGCCCTGCCGCAGCTCCTGCGGGTGCTCCAGGACGCCGGTGTCGATCCGGTTCTCGTCCAACTGCGCCGGCCGAGTCTGGACGATGTCTTCCTGGCCCGCACCGGCCGTTCGCTCGACCTCGGCTGAGCGACGCCTGTGCCCCTCCCGCCGCTGCCGTTTCCGTCTCTTCCGTCACCGCACTCCGTGAGGCCACTGTGAAGTTGTCGCGGGACACCTGGCTCATCTTCCAGCGCCAGGTGCTGATCATGTGCAGGACGCCCGTCTGGATCCTGGTCGGCATCCTGCAACCCGTCTGCTACCTGCTGCTGTTCGCTCCGCTGCTCAGGGCCGCCCTGGTCACCGAGGGGGCACAGAGCCAGGCGGACGCCTACCGAGTCTACGTCCCCGGCCTGCTCACCGCACTGGCCCTGATGGGCGGCTTGTTCACCGGCTTCTCGCTGCTCGGGGAGTTGCGGGCCGGCATCATCGAAAGGTCCCGGGTGACGCCCGTCAGCCGTGCGGCACTGCTGCTGGGGCGCGCACTGCGCGAGGTGGTCGCTCTGCTGGTGCAGGCGCTGTTGGTCACGCTGCTCGCCTTGCCCTTCGGGCTGTCGGTGTCGCCGGCCCATCTGGTGCTGGCCTTCCTGCTGCTGGGACTGATCGTGCTGATGGCCTCCAGCGTCTCCTACGGGCTGGCCCTGCTGATCGGTGACGACGCCGCCCTGGGGCCGGTAGTGAACACCCTGGCGCAGCCGCTGGCCCTGCTGTCCGGCACGTTGTTGCCGATTGCCCTGGGGCCCCGGTGGCTGCGGACCGCGGCCGAGTGGAATCCGCTCTACTGGGCCGTCGAGGGTATGCGTGCGTTGTTCCGAGGCGACGCAGGTGCGCCCGCCGTGTTCAACGGCCTGCTATTGACCTCTGGGCTGGCCGCGCTGGCGGTGGCCTGGTCCGCGCGGCTGTTCGCCGTGCGGATCCGCTGAGCGAGGCCGGCACCTGTTTGCCCTGCCCGCTTGTCACCGGCCGGGAGCGGGGCCCCGGCCGGTGCGCACGGTGACGAAGGCAGCGAGCCGACCGACACCCTGCCGGATCCGGTCCGGCGTCAGATAGCTGCAGGACAGCCGAGCCAGGCGTGCACCGCCTCCTGCCGGGTAGAAGGCGGCCATCGGGGTCCACAGGACTCCGAAGTCCCGTGCGCACTCCTCCATCGCCTCGGGGTCCGCCTCGAAAGGCAGCGTCAGGACCAGGAAGAACCCGCCGGACGGTGCGTTCCAGGAGACACCGTGGATGGCCTGCCGGTCAGCGGGGAAGACCCGCTCCAACTCGCCCAGTAGCACACGCAGGTTGCCGGCGTAGAAGCGCCGCACCGGCTCCCCGGCGGCACGTAGCCGGAAGCCGCAGCGCAGCAGCATCCCGCCGATGACGGCCTGGCTCAGGGCCGAAGTGTTCACCGTGGTCATGGATTTGAGCCGAGCCAGTTCGTCGGCGAGCCTTCCGGCCGCACCGCTCCGGCCGGTCACCCGTTGATCGGCGACCACGTAGCCGAGGCGTGCGCCGGGGAAGCAGGTCTTGGCGTACGACCCGATGTGGACCACTCTGCGCCGGGTGTCCAGTGCCTTCAGCGTCGGCCGGGACCGGTCGTCGAGGGAGAAGAAACCATAGGGGTCGTCCTCGATCAGCAGTAGGTCCAGATCCTCGGCCAGGTCCAGCAGCCGTCGCCGCGCGGCCACCGGCAGCGACGCCCCCGACGGGTTGGCGAAGTCCGGGACGAGGTAGCAGGCCCGCGGCCGGCGGCCGGCGGCGCGCTCGGCCCGCACCGTGGCGGCCAGTGCCTCGGGGGCCATCCCGCCCGCTGCTCCTTCGGGCACCGGCACCACCGGGATGTCCAGTAGCCGGGCGGCACCGGTGATCCCGACGTAGCACGGGGAGGAGACGAGCAGCACGTCGTCGGGCCCCGCACACAGCGCGCGCAGTACCAGCAGCATGCCTTCCTGTGCGCCGACGGTGACGACGATGTCCTCGGGGTCGGCGCGGATCGCCTCGTCCGCCAGCAGTTGCCGGGCGATGAGATCGTTGATCAGGCCCTTGGTGCGGCCGTACTGGAACAGTCGAGAGCGGACGGCGTCGCCGTCGAGCCCGCAGTCCTCGCGGAGATGGGCGACGTAGGAGTCGAGCGACGCGCTGATGTCGGCCGTGTCGAAGAGCCCCTCGTAGGGGCGGCCGGGCGCGAAGGACACGGCATCGGGATAGCGCAGGGTGACCTCGTTGAGGAAGGTCATCTGGTCCAGCAGAGGATCGGCTAGGGAGCCATGCAGCTCCGCCAGCGGCAGCCCGGTGGGGGCCGGGGACGGCGTGCTCATCGGCGGGTCTCCACGCCGGCGCTGTCGAAGGCGGACCGCAGCCGCGTGGCCGCGAGTACCTGGGCGTCCCGCGCGTCGTCCAGTGTGCCGGCCATGGTGAAGAAGCCGTGCGCCATGCCCGCGAAGCGCCGCAGTCCGACGGGGACCGCGGCGGCCCGCAGCCGTTCCGCGTACCGTTCTCCTTCGGCGCGCAGCGGGTCGTACTCCGCAGTGATCACCGTGGCAGGTGGCAGCCCGGCGAGATCTGGGGCGAGCAGCGGGGAGGCCAGCGGATCGTGCCCGTCGGCGGGGTCGGCCAGATAGTGCGACCAGTACCAGTCCACCGAGTGCCGGTTGAAGAGCAGGGGATCCTCCTCATCGCCGGCCGCTGACGAAGAGGGGGGCCGGTATGCGGTGTTGGGATAGACCAGGAGCTGGTGCCGCAGTGGTGGTGCGGAGGCGTCCCGCCACAGCAGCGTCAGCGCCGCGGCCAGGTTGCCACCCGCGCTGTCCCCGCCGACCGCGAGGCGACTGGAGTCCAGGCTGTGGGCGGCGCCCCGCTCATGCAGCCAGCGGAGCGCGGCATGGCAGTCCCGCAGCCCAGCGGGAAAGGGGTGTTCGGGAGCCAGCCGATATCCCACCACGGCCACCGCGCAGCCCGCCGCGTTGGCCAGGGCCCGGGAGACGCCGTCCGCGGTGTCCAGGCAGCCCAGTGTCCAGCCCCCGCCGTAGAGGTAGAGGAGCACCGGCAGACCGGTGTCCTCGGTGGGGCGGTACAGGCGGACGACGAGCGGTCCGCCGGGCCCCGCGATCAGGTGCTCTTCCACCCGGGCGACCCGTTCGGCGGCGCCGGCCGAGGCCCGGAGCGCGGCAAGGTCCTCGGCCCGCGCCCGCTCCAGCGGGAGCCGGTACAGCGGGGGAGTGCCGGCGCGGGCACGCTCCCGCCGCAGCTGCTGCCACTGCGGGTGCAACGGGGTCACCAGTCCGCCCCGGCCCCAGGCCCGCTCGGTGCCGCGGCCTCCAGGTAGAGCGTCTCGTCCCGGCGGAAGCTGGTGTCCAGCGCCGCCACGTCCTCCCGCAGTCCTTCCCGATAGCTGCGGCGGCGGATGTCCCAGCCCTCGAAGCCGGCCGAGTCCAGGGCATGGCGCAGCTCGTCCTCGTCGTAGATCCACCGGTGTCCGAAGTGGTAGAAGATCTGGTTCAGCATGAATGCTCTGCGTTCGGGCATCGGGGGGCCCACCCGCAGGGTGCGTAGCCTGCGGCGGTGTCGGGTGAAGAACGCGCCGCGGTCGTCGAGATAGCCGCGGACGTAGCGCTCCAGGTCCGGTGTGGTCAGCCGCAGGATTCCGCCGGGCCGCAGGATTCGACGGACCTCTCGCAGCCAGGAGGTGACGGTGCCCAGCGGGACGTGCTCGACCAGATGCTCCGCGTAGACCCAGTCCACCGAGCACGCGTCGAAGGGGAGTGGGTCGCTGATGTCGAGCTGGGTGAAGTGGTGGGCCCCCTCCACCAGGTACACGGATCCGGGGGTGGTCGCGGTGTCTGGAGTGTGCAGGGGGAGCAGATCGGTGCCCAGGCCCTGTGGGTGCGCGGTACGGAAGGCGGCGAACTCGATGCCGGTGAGGCCGAGTCCGGCGAAGTCGGCGTGGCTGCGCGGTACCTGCTCGCACACCTTCTCCAGGGAGGAGCAGGAGGCCAGGTTCTCGGTGAACCGGCCCATCAGCTCGTCCAGTCCTGCGGGGTCCTCCCAGTCCCAGCCGGGGAAGGTCTGGTCGGTGGATGCGGTGGTCACCGGAGGCCTCCTGAGGTCGTGGATGCGGTGCGGGACGGCTCTCCGTGCGAAGGGGGCCAGGGGTGATCGCGTAGCGGGGGGCGTCGGCTCACCGCGGTGGGACCGAGGCCGGCGAGGCTCGGACAGCCCGACAGAGCCATGGTCTCCAGCAGTTCGGAGCGCAGCAGCCCGAGAACCTGCCCCACCCCCTCTGCCCCGGCATGGGCCAGCCCCCACAGCACCGGTCGGCCGACCAGCACGGCGCGGGCGCCGAGCGCCAGTGCGATCGCGGCATCGGCGCCGGACCGCACGCCGCCGTCGATGAGTACCGGACAGCTCTCCGGTACCGACGCCACGACCTCGGGCAGCGCCTGAAGAGCGGGCACCGCCCGGTCCAGCTGCCGCCCGCCGTGATTGGAGACCACCAGCGCGTCCACGCCGCACTCCACCGCGATCCGGGCGTCCTCGGCGGTCAGCACCCCTTTGAGGACCAGCGGCAGTCGGGTGCGCTCCCGTAGCCAGCTGAGATCGTCCCAGGTGAGCGTCGGGTCGAACTGCTCTCGGGCGTGCGCCTCGATACCGGAAGAGCCGGCCGTCGCACGGTGGGTGCGCTCGGTGAGTCCGGGATCGAGATTGACGGCGGTGACATCGGCAGGCAGGGCGAAGGCGTTGCGGACGTCGCGTCGGCGGCGGGCGACCTGCGGCGCGTCCACCGTGAGCATCAGCGCACCGAAGCCCGCGGCCTCGGCCCGGTCCACGAGCCCGGCGAGCGCGTCCCGGCGGCGCAGCCAGTACACCTGGAGCCAGCGCGGCCCGCCGGCC contains:
- a CDS encoding glycosyltransferase, with the protein product MSSSSRPLRILLVTPPLTGHLHPALALADELRGRGHTVAWAGPEPVLRPVLGPGAEIRPTGSRLFREQAVGGTAAIRTLWRDFVVPYARFTLPALRRAVGEWRPDVVLVDQHSPGGALAAHLHQVPWAGFAPSSMELGRPPGEQPELARWQEELLRGLWRRAGLPEDDYVDPRYAPGLILACTSPALLGAAVPGMPAPGADMEPLPPQCVAVGPLLTVRRENDAGFPWERLRSGRRRVLVTLGTLSASVAEDFLMRTSAALTALADRVQAIVAAPPPVLDRMPEDVLGLPRVPVLELLRRGEVDAVLCHGGMNTVCEALAHGVPLVLAPIRHDQPITADRVASLGAGVRLDFAAAGPERIGAALRAVLDEPGPARAARLMASHLAGLGGASRAADLLERWAHCAHVPG
- a CDS encoding daunorubicin resistance protein DrrA family ABC transporter ATP-binding protein — protein: MILTTGLRKSFTFRRGRGKPVHAVRGIDLAVQPREIFGVLGPNGAGKTTTLRMLATLIRPDGGRAEIAGVDLLTDPGEVRRRIGYVAQGGGTTDGVSAREELVMQARMYGIAKTEAADRAQAAVDAFGLAEFGDRHCKTYSGGQRRRVDLALGVIHRPRLLFLDEPTVGLDPQSRSQVWAEVRRLRDEGMTVLLCTHYLDEADGLCDRVGIVDHGRVVAEGTPEQLKKEISGDAVGLTLHPAELGGAEAVLRELSWVNRLERVPGAEDTSGEARDAGELRVYVPDAAAALPQLLRVLQDAGVDPVLVQLRRPSLDDVFLARTGRSLDLG
- a CDS encoding ABC transporter permease; amino-acid sequence: MKLSRDTWLIFQRQVLIMCRTPVWILVGILQPVCYLLLFAPLLRAALVTEGAQSQADAYRVYVPGLLTALALMGGLFTGFSLLGELRAGIIERSRVTPVSRAALLLGRALREVVALLVQALLVTLLALPFGLSVSPAHLVLAFLLLGLIVLMASSVSYGLALLIGDDAALGPVVNTLAQPLALLSGTLLPIALGPRWLRTAAEWNPLYWAVEGMRALFRGDAGAPAVFNGLLLTSGLAALAVAWSARLFAVRIR
- a CDS encoding PLP-dependent aminotransferase family protein, which codes for MSTPSPAPTGLPLAELHGSLADPLLDQMTFLNEVTLRYPDAVSFAPGRPYEGLFDTADISASLDSYVAHLREDCGLDGDAVRSRLFQYGRTKGLINDLIARQLLADEAIRADPEDIVVTVGAQEGMLLVLRALCAGPDDVLLVSSPCYVGITGAARLLDIPVVPVPEGAAGGMAPEALAATVRAERAAGRRPRACYLVPDFANPSGASLPVAARRRLLDLAEDLDLLLIEDDPYGFFSLDDRSRPTLKALDTRRRVVHIGSYAKTCFPGARLGYVVADQRVTGRSGAAGRLADELARLKSMTTVNTSALSQAVIGGMLLRCGFRLRAAGEPVRRFYAGNLRVLLGELERVFPADRQAIHGVSWNAPSGGFFLVLTLPFEADPEAMEECARDFGVLWTPMAAFYPAGGGARLARLSCSYLTPDRIRQGVGRLAAFVTVRTGRGPAPGR
- a CDS encoding alpha/beta hydrolase codes for the protein MTPLHPQWQQLRRERARAGTPPLYRLPLERARAEDLAALRASAGAAERVARVEEHLIAGPGGPLVVRLYRPTEDTGLPVLLYLYGGGWTLGCLDTADGVSRALANAAGCAVAVVGYRLAPEHPFPAGLRDCHAALRWLHERGAAHSLDSSRLAVGGDSAGGNLAAALTLLWRDASAPPLRHQLLVYPNTAYRPPSSSAAGDEEDPLLFNRHSVDWYWSHYLADPADGHDPLASPLLAPDLAGLPPATVITAEYDPLRAEGERYAERLRAAAVPVGLRRFAGMAHGFFTMAGTLDDARDAQVLAATRLRSAFDSAGVETRR
- a CDS encoding class I SAM-dependent methyltransferase, which translates into the protein MTTASTDQTFPGWDWEDPAGLDELMGRFTENLASCSSLEKVCEQVPRSHADFAGLGLTGIEFAAFRTAHPQGLGTDLLPLHTPDTATTPGSVYLVEGAHHFTQLDISDPLPFDACSVDWVYAEHLVEHVPLGTVTSWLREVRRILRPGGILRLTTPDLERYVRGYLDDRGAFFTRHRRRLRTLRVGPPMPERRAFMLNQIFYHFGHRWIYDEDELRHALDSAGFEGWDIRRRSYREGLREDVAALDTSFRRDETLYLEAAAPSGPGAGADW